One part of the Salvelinus fontinalis isolate EN_2023a chromosome 4, ASM2944872v1, whole genome shotgun sequence genome encodes these proteins:
- the LOC129852917 gene encoding tumor necrosis factor receptor type 1-associated DEATH domain protein, protein MVALSVEVGPWTGCAVLFLRSCPAVNLLSLYKDQQGKFSVFKVLKLTLTDSAGGLEGYEILKLHDADPLLGVEVKFVDVAACHRFLQSYGSGAVQQSLSQHTCRLLNIPQELSLETQLKAGTHTLDFCLDDLELCLQHIHKSQPERLRDDEIAELDQQLQSQALGHIPQPPTLTQEEPPVPSNCFLFQKRVFEDRMLVAGDLQRFSNGIGRDWRKVGRALGKNCRALKGPAIDNLAYEYEREGLYEQAYQLLSRFIQAEGRAARLGRLVRALEDSKLTSLAENILDIQARE, encoded by the exons ATGGTGGCACTGAGTGTGGAGGTTGGCCCGTGGACAGGATGTGCGGTTCTCTTCCTGCGCTCCTGTCCCGCAGTgaacctgctctctctctacaaAGACCAGCAGGGCAAGTTCAGCGTCTTCAAAGTCCTCAAGCTGACACTCACAG ACTCAGCTGGGGGGCTGGAGGGGTACGAGATCCTGAAGCTGCACGATGCAGATCCTCTGCTGGGTGTGGAGGTGAAGTTTGTGGATGTGGCGGCGTGCCACAGGTTCCTGCAGAGCTATGGCTCCGGTGCTGTACAACAGTCCCTCTCCCAGCACACCTGCCGCCTCCTCAACATCCCACAGGAGCTTTCCTTGGAAACCCAGCTCAAAGCCGGGACACACACTTTGGACTTTTGTCTGGACGACCTGGAGCTCTGTCTGCAGCACATCCACAAGTCACAG CCGGAGCGCCTACGGGATGATGAGATTGCTGAGCTGGACCAGCAGCTGCAGAGCCAGGCCTTGGGTCATATCCCCCAgccacccacactcacacaggaAGAGCCCCCCGTGCCCAGCAACTGTTTCCTGTTCCAGAAGAGGGTGTTTG AGGACCGCATGCTGGTGGCGGGGGACCTGCAGCGGTTCTCCAACGGCATTGGGCGGGACTGGAGGAAAGTGGGGCGGGCCTTGGGCAAGAACTGCCGTGCGCTGAAGGGGCCGGCCATAGACAACTTGGCCTACGAGTATGAGAGGGAGGGGCTGTACGAGCAGGCCTATCAGCTGCTGAGCCGCTTCATCCAGGCGGAGGGGAGGGCGGCACGACTGGGCCGGCTGGTCAGAGCACTGGAAGACAGCAAGCTCACCAGCCTGGCTGAGAACATTTTGGACATCCAGGCCCGGGAGtga